The segment CGCTGTTTAGAATAGTACAGCGATTAAGTTTTGTTCACCAGCCAATTGTTACACGTATTAACAAGTTAAATTGAATATCCGGTATATTTTTCGGCTCTGTCTCTTGTATCGTTACGCACAGACGAACCGCACACGATTTTCTCTTTTCGAGAATCATTTCTGTGCCAGGGGAGTAACTGTGGACTTAATAGTCGTTTTTCTCAAATTTCCTCTGGATAATGTTGTTGCCTCGATTGTCTTATTTATAAGATAAGCGTATACGAGAAACACTTGCGCGTATGTATTTCGTAAATTTAATTTTGGCTTAATGTATACTGGCAggcaatgtatacatatgtaatcCTAAATATGTCCACATGTTCCTACAATTATAGTGTTTTTATGTTGTGTGCTACCCTTATACTCTGACATAATTCGTTCGTTAATATTCACGATTTGTTGCCGTGCAAACGTTCAGAATGAAAAATTAGTCTATGTAAATATGTGTCTTATACATTTAAATATGTGTGCatactcacacacacacacatatacacgcTTATATATGATACAGTCATGTAACTTGTTTATGCGCTTGTATGTACTTGGACGTGTACATTGTATCCGAGGGGATAGTTTATAGCTACAGTTGTTATAATAACCCGAAGACATTTTTCTTTGTCAAGTATATAATCAAATCTTCCTTCTAACTGATCTTTTTCAATCGTTTTTTTGCAGATGATTGTCTGAAAGAGGTGTATTCAGACTTATCTGCACCCCCCAAGATCCTAACAAGTATTTCGAGAGATTTGAAGAGTAAAACAGAAAAACATGAGAGTTGTTGCACTAGTCAGCGGTGGTAAAGACTCTTGCTTTAATATGATGCAATGTATAGCTGCAGGCCATGAGCTTGTAGCTCTAGCTAACTTATATCCCGTTGGAAAGGGTAAAATAATATGTACAACATTTTTTATGAATATCTAGTCTGCCCGTTTAATTACTACAGGCTTAGACCGACTAGATCTATTAATAACGAAGACATTCCGCATTTTCCAGATGAACTAGATTCCTTTATGTTTCAAACCGTTGGATATCAGGGTGTCGAGTACATTGCAGAAGCTATAGGCTTGCCAATGTATCGTGAACCGACGTTCGGCAGATCAAAAATGCAAGAGAAATATTATTATCCAACAGAGAACGATGAAGTTGAGGATCTTTTTAGGCTGTTAAGTAAAGTGaaggtaaatataaaatattaatgtacgagAGAGATGCACATCCAATTAATATGGGAACAACAAATTTTCGGATAATTCGTTGAATGTGATTAcaggaaaaagaaaatatagaaGCTGTTTCGGCAGGAGCTATTCTAAGTGACTATCAACGAATTCGTGTGGAAAATGTGTAATTATTCAATGCGATTCtttctatatataatatattttataaattgcgcAGGACGATCTACGCGAATCTATAAAAATCAAGATATCTAATACGGAAAGTTTACTTTTCAGGTGTAGTCGTTTAGGACTTGTTTCTTTATCGTATTTGTGGAGAAGGGAGCAAGatgaattgttgaaagaaatgataGAAAGTTCTGTAAACGCAGTTATAATCAAGGTAGCAGCTCTAGGCCTTGAACCAAGACATTTGGGTAAACCAATCTCCGAAATGCAATCTCATCTTGCCAAAATAGTAAGTAAGATGTCCTGGTGATTAATTTGACACAAAACATTCACTGTTTGAGTGGTTCCTTCTATTTAATTTACTGTTGGCTCTTATTCAAGTGCAAATAGACCATAAATATATCGACGCGAAACAACGTGTCATGTAAATAAAAGCTCAATATACGCGTCGATCGACAACAGAAAAGAATCGATCGAATGTTTAACGGTTTTTTCTTGCAGAAAGAAAAGTATGGTGTAAACGTCTGCGGAGAAGGAGGAGAATACGAAACGTTCACGTTAGATTGTCCATTATTTAGTAAAAGTATTATAATGTAAGTTCTAATATTTCCTCCCCGAAGGTTAAACACAAGTGATTAGTACAAGTTTCTGTTTCGCATTTTAGAGAGGAATACGAAAGCGTAGTGCATTCGAATGATAATATAGCGCCGGTCGGATATCTGAACTTCAAAAAAATACACGTACAAGACAAGAATGTAAGTGAAGTCTCGTTTCGTTCTTTTAGAGTTGTATGGTAACACCGGGGAAAAAACATTTCAGGATGGCATAGAAAGATTAACGTTACAAGAGAGATTAAAGAATGTTCCTATTAAAGTCCCGTCTGATTACATCGCAGAGATTATCGGTCCAGAATTGCACGACGGATGTAATTTATCAGAAGATGAGAACGACGATCACGATTGTACAGATAGTAGTTTGAAAACGTCGAATTctggtaataattttgaaaaaacattgCGAGAAAAATCAAAAAAACCGTAAATCGTCCTGTGTAGGACATTAATATGCGGCTACGATACAGGTCAATTTAACCCACCGAGTCCTATGGAAATTTTATACGAGGAGGAAGACTATCCCGATGTACCGGTAGTAAATAAGAATCAAACCGGCTGGTACTGGTTTGGCGGTATTGCTGGGAAACAGCCGGACCCGAAATCCGCGATGAGGGAGGCATTGGAGAAATTAAGCAGTAGGTAAACTTTAAGTTTTTCAAGTCACTTTTTCAGTTAATTCATTctttttgtctctctctctctctctcttactcgcATCAATTTCAACACAAAcagtatacatacagggtgtcccgctaTCTCTGCTACAACCGgatatgaaataacaaattaTTTGGAATAATTTTTTCCTCAAGGTTCCTCTCGAAACTTCGAGGTCGTCAATCTTTTTCTAGTATGCAACTACACACATTTTTATTACTATGGCCGAGGTCAAGAAACCAGTGACTAGACTGCTGATTTTTTActcatttacgaagaaataaaaatctaagaatactgccgttgttttcaacgtaaaaaagattattaagggatgaaacgaatttttatttaactgctGCTTCctccaatcgatgcagaatactTTTACAAATAGTTTTGACTTGCTGCAAATACTTGGCTGCAACAGAGAGATTTTCGAAGTGAACTACAATATGTAGTTGCATAGAAAAGAGCATCAATGACTTTGAAATCTCGTAAAAATGACTTTGAGGAAAACATTATTCCATAATGTGTGTCTGCTTGATTGAAATAATTTGTCCTTTTGACATTTCGCGTCGTAACAGAGTTAGTGGGACACtctgtacatatatatgtacatatattcatCTGTATTGATAAAACGCACATGTATCGACTGTCTAGGTCTAGTCAAGAAGGAGAATCTTCAAATATCAGACATCGTTGCTGTAACATTGTACATAAAAGACATGTCGAATTACGTATCTATAAACGAAGTTTACATCTCGTGTCTGAGCAAAATAAATCCACCGGTCCGTGTATGCGTCGAGTGTCCGTTAAACGTGCACGTTGTGCTCGACGCTATAGCCTATAAAGAAACTCAAGACTGTGGTGATAAGAGAGTTCATAAACGACACACAATGCATGTTCAGAGCATAAGTCACTGGGCACCAGCGAACATTGGTCCTTACTCTCAAGCTGTTCGTGTGAGTGTACTATCGTTACAAAAACAAAAAAccaaacaaaatatatatatataaaaaaaacgaaTTTGCGTGCGCGTCTCTGTGTGTATGTGTAGACGGAATGTGTGTATGTGCGCTGGTCCCTTGtacgcgcacgcacacacatctagtttacaaaaaaaagaaagaaacataaCAGTGAGGTAAACAAAATCACGTTTCTCTTTTcctataaaatgacaataagaCATTAAGAGTTTGAATAAGTAACATATACATAAGTTGAACGTACCGAAGCGATAATGTTTACTAACAAAATCCGTATGCACACTTTCTTTTGATTCTGTGCTTGAAACAATTGCAAATAAGTAACATCGGTGTATGTAGTGATAAATGGCGAATAACCGAAACACTTACGATGATTCGACAGGTGGGTGATATTATCTCGGTTGCTGGACAAATACCCTTGGTGCCTGGTAGTATGACTATACTGGACTTGAACATTAAAAGGCAGTGCCGTCTGACGTTAAGGCATATAAATCGTATTGTTAAAGCTATGGATTCGAATACGCAACTCAGGGACATTGTACAAGGTATCTGTTTTTTGACTCACACTAGTTATATACCAGACGCACGGAAAGAATGGGAGAAACGAACAAATAACGCCATCGTCGACTACATTGTTGTACCGAACCTTCCGCGTGGTGCTCAGGTCGAGTGGTGCGTGTGGGCACATAGGGATAATAATAGGTTCGAATGTAAGTATTCACCAAAGGAAAAACACTTTTAACACAAACCGTACCGCGACCGGTCAAATAACAGCTttcaaattgtttattttttaattattgaaaagatGTGTGCTTCCATCTTAAGTTATTcaatgaatttctttattcgagcacgtacAGTGActgccattaatattcggacgctctaaaaaacgcgataatctttttaatattggactatacgattcaaacttttttcggaagctatagagcacttagttcgctacaggatgtgaaaagaaattttttcgaaaattgcaattagtcggaattgcagagaaaatactaaaagatccattttacaacttttttctgtgggcctatattgaaaatttcaaaaatacgttttgtagatttgtttcaattaaacatatcctgaaaatttcgtcaaaatcggtagaCGTTGCAAtgtaaagatggtaaaaattgcagattttcacgattttcgtcctataacagcagtaaatctaagaattcttacatctttcaatgactgtcatttttccccgcatcaaccgatttcgatgaaactttcacacagatttacaaaacatatttttcaaaatttcaatgtaggcccgcataaaaaagttgtaaaatgcaacatttagtatttctgTTTAGTGTTTTTAAGagggtccgaatattagtgggagtcactgtattattataaaaattgtgaatcaTTTAAAATCTAAATGAATCCAGTCTTGTAACTTTTATAAAGCAATATACATATCCTatacattttgtacccggtacggttagtgttaagggggtagactcgtttcgataatgcatgcgatgaggttttttagtagtcaacaGCGCTAGTCGCCCTCAAGGTCCTATTTTTacttttacgaggcgtaatttgcattattaataTGCAAATTACGTTGTGAAAATAGGAAATTTaggggcgactgcggcctagatcgaccttttatctagcgcttttggctactgaaaTAAGAAGGCGTATCCCGcatctttgcaatcctggaaacaagacTACGCCCTTAAAAATGTACTATAGTATATTCTTCTCGAAGAGAGATCTAATTACAAAAATGTTTGCTTGCAGATGAAGAGACTGGCAAATGTGTAGGTAATTTCAAAGTAGCAATAAGGCGTAGGTGGAACTACGAAAATAACGTTTCAGCGATCGTGTGTTACATGTCTACTGGTAcatatatttctatttgttgTACAAGAATTTTGCTTTTTCCCTTTTATACGGATAAATGTAGAAAAGTTATATGTGTTTCGAACAGGTTCGTCCAATTCGACTGGCAATTTAGCTACAGAAACGAATTTGCCTTCTACAGAACTGACCGTTGGCGAACTAACAGAGGTGTTCGAGTACGTACTGTGCAAATTAACGAAAGGCTCGCAAACCGAGAACCCGGCTTGCAATCTGCGGATCTTCTACAAGGTCGGTAGTTCGCCAGGACCGAATTTCGTTCAGGACGTGCTATCGAAGTTTTCTACGCGAAATTTAGTTACTACTATCGTACCGGCAACGCACTTACACAATTTCAGTACCTTTTTGTCCATATGCGGTATCAGACACGAGTAAACGGCTGACATCGATGTTTACGTTTgtcaattatttataaaaagaagaaacaacaaaaaaaagaaagaaagaaagaagatgaGAATACTGTGTCGTAGAGAGGGATtgtaaaaggaatttttatttgcCTTTTAAATTATTTCGAATCAATGGGTACGGAAGCTAGGAcaaatcgatttttaatatacaaatacaaaaaataaaaagaatcatTTAACGGCTATATGAAAGTTGACCACGGTTGTAAAACTTTATACATACACGTATATTCTAAATGATAATTTAAACTGTATCGGTGCTCGAATGTAAACATTATTTTCACGTTTTCTACTGGTCGAGCTTATTGGGTTCGCTCgaggaaatgaaattttcagtttgaCACTTGTCCATAGTGTATTTATATTCGGCTAGTCAACGGGATACTGCGCGAGGATTTTCAATCGTTCTATGTCCCGTTAGTGTAAGTGTTCTACGTAATGCAAAGCACGTAAGTCGTTTCATAACATGTACTGTATATGCTACGCCTCATTTTTTGCTCAagctattttttatttttctcatatttcacGATACGCGCGGAGTGTTATGTGTGTGATTTTATGAAAGAATTTGGAAGCATGCACAGCCATTTTTATAGTAGAGCTCAAAGGATACGAAGATGAAATTTAACAAAAAGAAAAGGGGAAACGATGATGTTGCTATACGTCGTATCGGAGACGTAATATAggtgaaaattgcaaattttattattCGGTATGAGGAAGAGGAAACGATCTAGTTTATGCCCTTTTTAATctcaacaaaaagaaaaaaaacatatgAAATGACAAGCGGAAATGCGGGATGCGTGCTCTACAGCAAATTGCTCTCCTCCCCCTTTCACTTTTCGAATGCTGCCGACGTTATTCCGCTGTTATTCAAACTTTGTATCGTAATGGCAGACATGTAgctttacaaaaatgtttaaaaaaaaaatgaatatctACTTCGCAAAAGTATTGTATAAGTCCTCGGTAGTTATATTGCATATAACTGGTCTATGCTTTAGGGAGAAGtcttgtacaaaaaaaaaaagaagaagaagaagaaaacgacacgcaatatattagaatatttttGACGGTATAACATTTACGCAACGATATGCCAAAGCTCGTATTTTGCAACTTGGTCATTGTTTTGAGAACGGTTTCGAATACTGTCATCCTCCTTTTTGATTTCTTTCTGTACATATATATTGCTAAATCATGTAAAACATTCTTGCAATGTATTATAAAATGTAATTAGTTCGAAAACAAGACAATTGGTTATTGGTGTGGATATTAATGAATGATATGAATTTCTAACGATACACACGAGAAACAACGGAGCATACTGATTATGACGCGTGGAAACTACGTTACtataaatatgtaaaaaaaaaaaaaagatatttgCAAACATTCAACTCTCGCAACAAAACACTATTCCGAGGATTAtattgcaaaagaaaaataaagaaagtgatatatatttttaagaaattgcAACGCGACGAGTTTTGtatgttattattatattacccTGTCTTCTCAAATACGTCTcaaattttattatcttttcagtttttttttttaacaacatgattTCAACTTACAAATCATAAGATTACCAATCTTTTTTCGTAAATCAAAGCAATTCACAAAAATTACTTACAACTTGTAACAAATATAAATACTTCGGACACTGCACATTTTTGTATGTACACTTACGAAAGAGAACTAAAGGTTActataaaatttgtataattcTGTAAAGCAGTCTTTCCATTATTTTCTCTTCTACTATTCACAGTACGATCGACTGTATTCTATTCGaaacgaaaatatttctttAGATCGAAGTTCATGATACGGGgattacaaattataaaaatgattggAATTTACAAAAGCTCTTACCAACTAGCTCTGATCGAAACCAAAATgagatttcttatatttaaagtttTATCCGTAACTAACAATAAATCATCCATGTAACAAAACGTCGATACTCGAAATTGTTTTTCATCATACAATTATCTATATACATTCACGTTTTTCTCCATCCAAATATTCATAAAAAATATGTCCAGGACAACGAAAAATCACTAGGGACCTTCGACGACGCGTTCACTGATCGTACAAATAAACAAAATTCGTCTATTGTATAGAAATCCTTTACACACGCGCGTTCACATTTTATACAGTTTCGCCAATTCGGACAGAGATTGTTCACCTCGTATAGCACTTTATGTTCTCATGGTTTTCGATACCAATGGTTTCACCATGTGCTGACGATTTGGCGCGCAGAAATCACACAGGTAATTTTTCCTGTCTAATGGAACCCCCTTGGTCTCCACGCACCCTGTAAAAAAAACATTACACATTGGTAATACCGAGATTTAATTCATAATCATTTTTACCGATCTATAATCAATCTACGTAATCGTTGAACATTAATCTTCCGTTGTATTTTTCCTACCTGAACGCGCGTTCGAGAAATATCTTTCAGTAATAAAAACATACTTGATGAGACATGCGAATGCGATGACATGCAATGGAAAGTAAGTATAGCAGAATTATATGGAATTTGTGTCAATACCTAAGTGCAGATATTTGTCACATGCGCTGCAATGCACTAGATTCGCTTCCAGGTCGAGCCTTGGGGCAGTATGACACCGACTGCAGTGCGGGCAATAGCGACCCTTTCGCCATAGCCTTGttattgcataaagatttatATGGTGTTAGTGAATACGGGCAAGGACTTGTTATAATACCAGAATTTACCAAGAGATGACTAACATTTCGACTCATAGACTATACGATTTCTAAACCGCGAATTTCATGCGTTTATAGCACTCATTATTAGTTATTGTCTCAGAATATTCAACCCTTGTCCGTCCCTTGTATCAATCTCACACAATTTTCCCAAAACAAGTTATGCAAAACTCTTCGTAACTTTTATTTTTGTTAATGCGAAACAAATCACCAAAAGACCTAACATGTAAATGTTGACTCATcgattttaacccttagcactcgggtggtgcctcagagtcatCACTagaaattgctataccattattcgaaatataatatattaagtatcgtatgaggtattatatcaatttcatatctataaaaagaaaaaatcattTAGGTGtagaaataagttctttccgtCGAATTTCAATCGTTTGCTTTGATCATTTTTTGCAAGATAATCTTTCGCTACTTTACCAATCTGCAGTACCGACATATTTAGGAAGAAACAAAACATTGTCGCAATCCAACAAACCTCACATTATATATCTCTTTctaaataaaacatttattttaccAAAAAATcggaaagaacttatttttcTACACcaaatagaatggaattattctagctaggaagaaatgttgaattttCCAGTTCAAACAGCTCCGAGTTCAAAGGGTTGATAAAaagaaacatcgaaaaataactgtttaccccgGTTACCAGTTCGTGAAACGAGGGACAGACGAGGGTTAATAAACGAAACTAATTGTCTTTGATTCGAGCCTCTGTGCTCCAAGTCGTCAAGATTAATATTCACGTATTTAAACATATCCGCGGTCTAACGATTACTTTATGTATGTGTGCATGAACAATCGAACATGAACGAACACAGACAATCATCTGTTGCATTGCAAGTGATCTTCAACATCCTGGAATTCGGATACTGTAGTTCCTTGCGAGCATTAGTCAAACAAATCTTTCGGAAGAGGAGTTTAAAGATTAGGATTAAGGAGATTGTAAAGCAAAGATGAAGCCCCGTGATTATTTGAAGATTTGCATTTTAGTATGTGTTCTGGATTAAACTCTCACTTTTCCACCTCACTGGAGAAAAGAATAAGCTTGACGTTTACTTACTTCGAGCATGGAACGCACAGCGTTGAAACGTAGACGCGAGTATTTTTGTCACCCTTCTTGTACTCGTGCTGCCATTGAGCGACACTGTTTCTGTCGGAATTCGCACCCCCAGGTTCCCTGGAACCGCAGTTCGCACAAACTGCACATTCTTGACAGTGCCATCTTCCTTGTGGTACTCGTCGCAGTCCGACACAATAAATGTGGTAtctagaaatatattttaatagaaacGTTAAGTTTATTTAAAAGGGAGaagataaatttttaattaaaaaagaaagaaactaaTTTCGACCATTAAACAttgtttaagggggtagacttatttccaggattgcaagggtgcgaaaTGCGCGTTCTGAGTTCTCAATAATGATCcccaaagatgggggttttctcAAAAGTCGTACCTTcacgtttacgaggtgtaatttgcattattcggcagcatgtagttgTCGCAACTATATGAAAATAGCTGCATGCtactgaataatgcaaatcacgcctcgtaaacgtagaaataggacttttgagggcgatcgcgcctagattgatcttttatctagcgcttttggctaCTGAAGAATTCcatctttgcaatcctggaaacgggtCTATCTCCTCAAGTAGAAAACGTACCCTCTATCACACATGTCGCAAAAGAGCATTTTATCTTCGTCTGCAGGATCGTGGCATTGAGCACAAGTTTTGCAGTCGGTGCATTGCCATGCGTACGATTGAATGTGGGGAACCATGTCCAGTGTTAAATCTATACACGACGGATGTACTGCAAGAAAGATTAAGATCATTGTTCTAGAACCATTGAGAAATGTGTATTCAAAAAtatgattacactgtccaacaaatttcaacttctttTTCGACGTTCCGATTTTCATAGAGTTGtttgcgctgattccaaatcttaATTTTCTCCTCTCGAAAAATCGAAAcgttttttggctgttggatagtgttatcagactgcggattttcatgcaaaataaaaactttctacctgaataGCAACAAACTGGGCtgaattaaatgtttaataggttgaaaataatataaatgtttttgccgttttaaatccgcagtctaatgattatgtTCGAAAGAATTACCGTGTCCACTACAAGTGCCACACTGTACTAATACTTCGTTCTTGCTGTTTTTATTTAACACTTTCAAGCACATTTTACACTTCAGTTTGACTTCATCTTTCGGAGCCACTACCTCCATATCCACATCGTCCATCGTCGACTGAGAACCTTCTGTGTCTTGAGTTCCCTCGCTAGAAGATGaactatataaagaaatagacaACTATTTTTCCACAAGAAACATCAACACATAaaaacacttgaaaattctGATACGAACCTCGAATCGTCCGAAGACGAATCGCTGTCGCTGTCGCTTTGAGATCCCTCCGACTGACTGTCGAACTTACGTTCGTTCGGTCTCATTGGACCGTATAAAACAGTATTCAAAGGATAATACCGCAGTTCAGCTGGTGTATATTCACGATAATAATCTGTGTATTGACCCGGTATTAATGCAACAGGATAATGACCGATTTTACGTTCCGCTTCAACTTTTTGCTGTTTCTTCGGC is part of the Lasioglossum baleicum chromosome 6, iyLasBale1, whole genome shotgun sequence genome and harbors:
- the LOC143210017 gene encoding uncharacterized protein LOC143210017 isoform X2 — protein: MRVVALVSGGKDSCFNMMQCIAAGHELVALANLYPVGKDELDSFMFQTVGYQGVEYIAEAIGLPMYREPTFGRSKMQEKYYYPTENDEVEDLFRLLSKVKEKENIEAVSAGAILSDYQRIRVENVCSRLGLVSLSYLWRREQDELLKEMIESSVNAVIIKVAALGLEPRHLGKPISEMQSHLAKIKEKYGVNVCGEGGEYETFTLDCPLFSKSIIIEEYESVVHSNDNIAPVGYLNFKKIHVQDKNDGIERLTLQERLKNVPIKVPSDYIAEIIGPELHDGCNLSEDENDDHDCTDSSLKTSNSGQFNPPSPMEILYEEEDYPDVPVVNKNQTGWYWFGGIAGKQPDPKSAMREALEKLSSLVKKENLQISDIVAVTLYIKDMSNYVSINEVYISCLSKINPPVRVCVECPLNVHVVLDAIAYKETQDCGDKRVHKRHTMHVQSISHWAPANIGPYSQAVRVGDIISVAGQIPLVPGSMTILDLNIKRQCRLTLRHINRIVKAMDSNTQLRDIVQGICFLTHTSYIPDARKEWEKRTNNAIVDYIVVPNLPRGAQVEWCVWAHRDNNRFEYEETGKCVGNFKVAIRRRWNYENNVSAIVCYMSTGSSNSTGNLATETNLPSTELTVGELTEVFEYVLCKLTKGSQTENPACNLRIFYKVGSSPGPNFVQDVLSKFSTRNLVTTIVPATHLHNFSTFLSICGIRHE
- the LOC143210017 gene encoding uncharacterized protein LOC143210017 isoform X1, which produces MRVVALVSGGKDSCFNMMQCIAAGHELVALANLYPVGKGKIIYELDSFMFQTVGYQGVEYIAEAIGLPMYREPTFGRSKMQEKYYYPTENDEVEDLFRLLSKVKEKENIEAVSAGAILSDYQRIRVENVCSRLGLVSLSYLWRREQDELLKEMIESSVNAVIIKVAALGLEPRHLGKPISEMQSHLAKIKEKYGVNVCGEGGEYETFTLDCPLFSKSIIIEEYESVVHSNDNIAPVGYLNFKKIHVQDKNDGIERLTLQERLKNVPIKVPSDYIAEIIGPELHDGCNLSEDENDDHDCTDSSLKTSNSGQFNPPSPMEILYEEEDYPDVPVVNKNQTGWYWFGGIAGKQPDPKSAMREALEKLSSLVKKENLQISDIVAVTLYIKDMSNYVSINEVYISCLSKINPPVRVCVECPLNVHVVLDAIAYKETQDCGDKRVHKRHTMHVQSISHWAPANIGPYSQAVRVGDIISVAGQIPLVPGSMTILDLNIKRQCRLTLRHINRIVKAMDSNTQLRDIVQGICFLTHTSYIPDARKEWEKRTNNAIVDYIVVPNLPRGAQVEWCVWAHRDNNRFEYEETGKCVGNFKVAIRRRWNYENNVSAIVCYMSTGSSNSTGNLATETNLPSTELTVGELTEVFEYVLCKLTKGSQTENPACNLRIFYKVGSSPGPNFVQDVLSKFSTRNLVTTIVPATHLHNFSTFLSICGIRHE